A stretch of Deinococcus fonticola DNA encodes these proteins:
- a CDS encoding penicillin-binding protein, translating into MKGAPLLSLLLLLGASPASALVRLGEKLPPHPWTDSDDTREIVVVYSHDCGDLGGLWQAILNSGLPVRAVNAEDVASPAPQGVSVWRGDDATAFARKLRLEAYPTVLLVNEGRILNAWEGTFGGKLE; encoded by the coding sequence ATGAAAGGTGCGCCGCTGCTGTCGCTGCTTCTTCTGCTCGGGGCCTCGCCGGCCAGCGCCCTGGTGCGCCTGGGTGAGAAGCTCCCTCCGCACCCCTGGACGGACTCGGACGACACGCGCGAAATCGTGGTGGTGTACTCGCACGACTGCGGCGACCTGGGCGGCTTGTGGCAGGCCATCCTGAATAGCGGTCTGCCCGTCCGCGCCGTCAACGCCGAGGACGTGGCCTCGCCGGCGCCGCAGGGCGTGAGCGTCTGGCGCGGCGACGACGCCACCGCCTTTGCCCGCAAACTTCGCCTGGAAGCCTACCCTACCGTGCTGCTGGTCAACGAGGGCCGCATCCTCAACGCCTGGGAAGGCACCTTCGGCGGCAAACTGGAGTGA
- a CDS encoding transglycosylase domain-containing protein, whose amino-acid sequence MIFFLRFTKFLTSLVLAALVAGLGVAAAYGTKWARELPDYRELDSLTRQLGAETKVFARDNTPLGSLIPKIGEQAISRTIVNLNEISPFMVAALIANEDRTFFQHYGLDPRGIARQFQRLAQGEEVQGGSTLTNQLVKNTLLLDEYRMARTPDRKIKEWMLSMQVERSFTKEEILQNYLNAIYWGDGGPVELYGIHSAAQAYFRTTPKNLTLAQSVYLTTLVPSAGRYFDYKTNRTTYMKPVLTRMVADGWITQAQADAAWKEKLQPRGWQVQYDASGNIVTAKLVDRKAKELKAVTTTRAPHFMGQVESELVRRFGREKVYGSGGLRVYTTLDPKIQNAVEQTSRETYYGYMTAQGQALPYGSTLAAVIIDPFTSEVLGMVGQKLVGNEPPADWNNAAQGQRQVGSTIKPLLYTAALEKGATQFTRMADQKWCTRDPGSKGGWYCPQDYEGIQTNRVMTIREGLDKSLNLVAIRVAEYVGLDTFFNKLKLLGVPPNDGTSWAAALGAVETTPVKLAAAYAPFVNGGLYRPPRYITRVTTARGEVLFDAANDAKLPTRVWSPQVAYVGLDMIKGVVNDLDDAQAGLAQRARLDNWPVAGKTGTTNGITDGSKDLWFVGTTPLYTGAVWVGKQQSGEMPKRYYSGWVSAPIWKRMMQLSHKDLTPRDFPPPPAGVYYGGTPDKGILPEVNAAMVDRSYLTRDPRQGIEEELPQAPRYRETSYASASSGTDPRTVVVDIDKTTGKIATEFTPPANVVQRRVDIEQLPGYAPDSNPQPLRDEQADPDAVKLVRSQVGGTPVPNETQSPMPEQKQKP is encoded by the coding sequence TTGATTTTCTTCCTGCGCTTCACGAAATTCCTCACGTCGCTGGTGCTGGCCGCATTGGTGGCCGGGCTGGGCGTGGCGGCGGCTTACGGCACCAAGTGGGCGCGTGAACTGCCCGACTACCGTGAACTCGACAGCCTGACCCGCCAGCTGGGCGCGGAAACCAAGGTGTTCGCGCGCGACAACACGCCGCTGGGCAGCCTGATTCCCAAGATCGGGGAGCAGGCCATCAGCCGCACCATCGTGAACCTCAACGAGATCAGCCCTTTCATGGTGGCGGCCCTGATCGCCAACGAGGACCGCACCTTCTTCCAGCATTACGGCCTCGACCCACGCGGTATCGCCAGGCAGTTCCAGCGCCTGGCGCAGGGTGAGGAGGTGCAGGGCGGCTCGACCCTCACCAACCAGCTGGTGAAAAACACCCTGCTGCTCGACGAGTACCGCATGGCCCGCACGCCGGACCGCAAGATCAAGGAATGGATGCTCTCCATGCAGGTCGAGCGCAGTTTTACCAAGGAAGAAATCCTCCAGAATTACCTGAACGCCATCTACTGGGGCGACGGCGGGCCGGTGGAACTGTACGGCATCCACTCGGCGGCGCAGGCTTATTTCCGCACCACGCCGAAGAACCTGACACTGGCGCAAAGCGTGTACCTGACCACGCTGGTGCCCAGTGCCGGGCGTTACTTTGATTACAAGACGAACCGCACCACCTACATGAAGCCGGTGCTGACCCGCATGGTCGCCGACGGCTGGATCACCCAGGCGCAGGCCGACGCCGCCTGGAAGGAGAAACTGCAACCGCGCGGCTGGCAGGTGCAGTACGACGCCAGCGGCAACATCGTCACGGCAAAACTGGTCGACCGCAAGGCCAAGGAACTGAAGGCCGTGACCACCACCCGCGCCCCGCACTTCATGGGGCAGGTCGAGTCGGAACTGGTGAGGCGCTTCGGGCGTGAAAAGGTGTACGGCTCAGGGGGGCTGCGGGTGTACACCACCCTCGACCCGAAAATCCAGAATGCTGTCGAGCAGACCAGCCGCGAAACCTACTACGGCTACATGACCGCCCAGGGGCAGGCGCTGCCCTACGGCTCGACGCTGGCCGCCGTCATCATCGACCCCTTCACCTCCGAGGTGCTGGGCATGGTCGGGCAGAAACTGGTGGGCAACGAACCGCCCGCCGACTGGAACAATGCCGCGCAGGGGCAGCGCCAGGTCGGTTCGACCATCAAGCCGCTGCTGTACACGGCGGCGCTGGAAAAGGGCGCCACGCAGTTCACGCGCATGGCCGACCAGAAGTGGTGTACCCGCGACCCCGGCTCAAAGGGTGGCTGGTACTGCCCGCAGGACTACGAGGGCATTCAGACCAACCGCGTGATGACCATTCGCGAAGGCCTCGACAAGTCCCTGAACCTGGTCGCCATTCGCGTGGCCGAGTACGTGGGCCTGGATACCTTCTTCAACAAACTGAAGCTGCTGGGCGTGCCGCCGAACGACGGCACCAGCTGGGCCGCCGCGTTGGGCGCCGTGGAAACCACCCCGGTGAAACTGGCCGCCGCCTACGCGCCCTTCGTGAACGGTGGCCTGTACCGCCCGCCCCGCTACATCACCCGCGTCACCACGGCCCGCGGCGAGGTGCTGTTCGACGCCGCCAACGACGCCAAACTGCCCACCCGGGTGTGGTCGCCCCAGGTGGCCTACGTGGGCCTGGACATGATTAAAGGCGTCGTGAACGACCTGGACGACGCGCAGGCCGGCCTGGCGCAGCGTGCCCGGCTGGACAACTGGCCGGTGGCCGGCAAGACCGGCACCACCAACGGCATTACTGACGGCAGCAAGGACCTGTGGTTCGTGGGCACCACGCCCCTGTACACCGGGGCGGTGTGGGTCGGCAAACAGCAAAGCGGCGAGATGCCCAAGCGCTACTACTCCGGCTGGGTCAGTGCGCCCATCTGGAAACGCATGATGCAGCTGTCGCACAAGGACCTGACGCCCCGGGACTTCCCGCCGCCGCCCGCCGGGGTGTACTACGGCGGTACGCCCGACAAGGGCATTTTGCCGGAGGTGAACGCCGCCATGGTCGACCGCAGTTACCTGACCCGCGACCCACGTCAGGGCATCGAGGAAGAACTGCCGCAGGCCCCCCGTTACCGTGAGACCAGCTACGCCTCGGCCAGCAGTGGCACGGATCCGCGCACCGTCGTGGTCGATATCGACAAGACCACCGGGAAGATCGCCACCGAGTTCACGCCGCCCGCCAACGTCGTGCAGCGCCGCGTGGACATCGAGCAGTTGCCCGGCTACGCCCCCGACAGTAACCCCCAGCCCCTGCGCGACGAGCAGGCCGACCCGGACGCCGTGAAGCTGGTGCGCTCGCAGGTGGGCGGCACACCCGTGCCCAACGAGACGCAATCCCCCATGCCGGAGCAAAAACAGAAACCGTAA
- a CDS encoding response regulator: MADMAYTILVADDEPAIRTMLEVILSADGHEIVAVQDGKAALEYLQDHTPDAMLLDVKMPFISGFEICSRVKRVRRLRNTPVLLLTGMDDDQTRDQAKMVNADDLVHKPVSGKQLRGRVAQLIEARQGGTS; the protein is encoded by the coding sequence ATGGCGGATATGGCGTATACGATCCTCGTCGCGGATGATGAACCGGCGATTCGCACCATGCTGGAGGTCATCCTGTCGGCAGATGGACATGAAATAGTGGCAGTGCAGGACGGCAAGGCTGCCCTGGAATACCTTCAGGATCACACGCCCGACGCGATGCTGCTGGACGTGAAAATGCCTTTTATCAGCGGCTTCGAGATCTGTTCGCGGGTCAAGCGCGTCCGGCGCCTGCGCAACACGCCGGTGCTGCTGCTGACCGGCATGGACGACGACCAGACACGCGACCAGGCCAAGATGGTCAACGCCGACGACCTGGTACACAAGCCCGTCAGCGGCAAGCAACTGCGCGGGCGCGTGGCGCAACTGATCGAAGCCCGCCAGGGAGGGACGAGTTGA
- a CDS encoding PAS domain-containing protein: MRSGGSPLTWQLVIFGLLLGIDVLVGLRVVQRLVLHQGEISPDAPFFVLLLLVLQVSLLLVFARWKSTLRHARHLREAYEREVELSRQIMESVEMGVSVLDAEGRYHYLNRAACELLGISREALLGKTAEELVTGTGGLSYQEMAAQSLVTTRQMPVTLRRSDGQLLRALVKVTPRWYEGRVVGFITSVVPCGDLPQARAESGVQEPSAGPSR; encoded by the coding sequence ATGCGGTCAGGCGGTTCTCCCCTCACCTGGCAGTTGGTGATTTTCGGCCTGCTGCTCGGTATTGACGTGTTGGTCGGCCTGCGGGTGGTGCAACGCCTGGTGCTGCACCAGGGTGAAATCTCCCCGGACGCGCCATTCTTCGTGCTGCTGCTGCTGGTCTTGCAGGTCAGCCTGCTGCTGGTCTTTGCCCGCTGGAAAAGCACCCTGCGGCACGCCAGGCATCTGCGGGAAGCGTACGAGCGCGAGGTGGAACTGTCGCGGCAGATCATGGAGAGCGTGGAGATGGGCGTGTCCGTGCTGGACGCCGAGGGGCGCTACCATTACCTGAACCGCGCGGCGTGCGAGCTGCTGGGGATCAGCCGCGAAGCCCTGCTGGGCAAGACCGCCGAGGAACTGGTGACCGGGACAGGAGGGCTGTCGTACCAGGAGATGGCCGCGCAGTCGCTGGTGACCACGCGGCAGATGCCGGTCACGCTGCGCCGCAGCGACGGCCAACTGCTGCGGGCTCTGGTCAAGGTGACGCCGCGCTGGTACGAGGGCCGGGTGGTGGGGTTCATCACCTCCGTGGTTCCGTGCGGCGACCTGCCGCAGGCGCGGGCCGAAAGTGGGGTGCAGGAGCCGTCCGCCGGCCCTTCCCGCTGA
- the dnaE gene encoding DNA polymerase III subunit alpha, producing MCPAYPEQVTPPDDVSPTPPTAPAGTAPDRHIHLPDGSCCKPKRFAHLHQHTQYSLLDGAAKLKDLLKWAKEVTPEGQTPALAMTDHGNMHGAVHFYNYATGMGVKPIIGYEAYVVPGMGTRRDRSRAQDGEKGIFHLTLLARDFEGYQNLCRLSSRGYTEGYYYKPRIDHELLQEHHKGVIAFSGCLGSEVQQLLMQGREDDAKKRLLWYRELFGENYYIEIQDHGLPEQKKNNPILKAWAQELGIGMVATNDGHYVKKTDATAHETLLAIQTKATLADENRFKFPCDEFYVKNLDEMQRALPVAEWGEEVFDNTAHIADLCDVHLPVGKNRQYQMPALPIPKGRTMAEELRVQTYAGAVKRYPAHLTENLLRDYAAQSLAELGAEDAARVLARVDGCDAATCDLDTLYTLLAFLGSEWEARGKEAGEKYTPYPALVKMEKRGEDGDLPTYAAEDCRKTRERTGDTTIDLDGETEKETTRSHHRHALVLLRRAEYELSVINNMGFPDYFLIVADYIGWAKDHDISVGPGRGSGAGSLVAYAIRITNLDPLEFELLFERFLNPDRISMPDFDIDFNDARRVEVIDYVRQKYGDDKVAMIATFGTMASKACLKDVARVMGLEYAKVDKVSKLIPIKFGKSYSLEQARDSVPDIQQYLAEDAELLKAYEFAQQLEGLTRHASVHAAGVVIGKNQLTDLVPVMRDTSGEGIVCQYDMKAVEDIGLIKMDFLGLRTLSFLDEAKRILRESGTDFDEKYGNFDNIPFDDAKTYELMSRGDTKGVFQLEGAGIADASRRLKPRRLADIIALSALYRPGPMENIPTYVRRHHGLEEVDYVRDGFPNSAQWLEKILKETYGIPVYQEQIMQIASEVAGYSLGGADLLRRAMGKKDAEEMKRQRQLFVKGAKEKGVPEDEGNRLFDLLDAFANYGFNKCLTGDTLVPVAGGELRRIEDLYRDGVGVELPSVNGSYRLELRPTGQFFDNGVKPVFMVKTALGRELTATSNHPLLTLDGWRTVADLREGERIAAPARLPELGTENCPEYEAGLLGWILAEGNTCHTHGAYLYSQSAEQVADMVALAQQFPNTRPTVKLRADRQNVHDVYLGSGLRGGAGGKSGVRLWLEGLGLIGVKATEKALPPAVFRLTNASLAVLLGRYWSGDGFLYGKGNTTPYAATSSKRLAHDLAHVLLRLGMVGKVSEKHFAYQRGDDVSGRTGYTVHLVGRRSIEQFLNVIAPHIVGRTEQLRDLKAYYASTPTQRETVDTLPASIKTRVQQTKNASGLTWGDIEARSGVCIKEFYGAAKVHKKGFRRSTIQSLGEFFADPSLLEACSDDLYWDTITSIESAGEAQTYDLEVPGTHNFVANDLIVHNSHSAAYGVITYQTAWLKANYPVQFMAALLTVERRDSDKVAEYVSDARKMDLHVLPPDINRSSSDFAVVGQDILFGLYAIKGLGENAVLKILEEREKAGAFKSLADFCSRLGNKVCNRKALESLIKSGAFDQFGERHQLIQSLDDALEDAAGAADINAKAQSGMSMMFGMDEVKKERPLRTGIPAYSDLERLKIEKDALGLYISGHPLEQHEGLREAASCRISDLDTWFTAQNAAPGKRLKAVLAGMIEGVVKKPTKSGGMMARFILADESGQTELVAFSRAYDRIQEKLVNDTPALVIVELESEDGGLRAIAEEVVSIEQLGEVPKVMYVTIDLETASPDSIGEFQSVLDEHAGSMPTYLRLETPEQFVIYQLDHAMGSQQAIKVLNETFPWANAHLAYDQQTILGRFAPKPPAWMNKQGNGGGMRA from the coding sequence ATGTGCCCGGCGTATCCTGAACAGGTGACCCCGCCCGACGACGTCTCCCCCACCCCGCCAACGGCTCCCGCTGGAACCGCGCCCGACCGGCACATTCACCTGCCGGACGGCTCGTGCTGCAAACCCAAGAGATTTGCCCACCTGCACCAGCACACCCAGTACAGCCTGCTGGACGGCGCGGCCAAACTGAAAGACCTGCTGAAATGGGCGAAGGAAGTCACGCCGGAGGGCCAGACGCCCGCCCTGGCGATGACCGATCACGGGAACATGCACGGGGCGGTGCATTTCTACAACTACGCGACGGGCATGGGCGTGAAACCCATTATTGGTTACGAGGCTTACGTGGTGCCGGGCATGGGCACGAGAAGAGACAGGAGCCGCGCTCAGGACGGGGAGAAAGGCATTTTCCATTTGACCCTGCTGGCCCGCGACTTCGAGGGGTATCAGAACCTGTGCCGCTTGAGCAGCCGCGGGTACACCGAGGGGTACTACTACAAGCCCCGCATCGACCACGAACTCCTGCAGGAACACCATAAGGGCGTGATCGCCTTTTCGGGGTGCCTGGGCAGCGAGGTGCAGCAGCTGCTGATGCAGGGCCGCGAGGACGACGCGAAAAAACGCCTGCTGTGGTACCGCGAACTGTTCGGCGAGAACTACTACATCGAGATTCAGGACCACGGGCTGCCCGAGCAGAAGAAGAACAACCCCATCCTGAAAGCCTGGGCGCAGGAGCTGGGGATCGGCATGGTCGCCACCAACGACGGGCACTACGTGAAGAAGACCGACGCGACCGCGCACGAGACGCTGCTGGCGATTCAGACGAAGGCCACGCTGGCCGACGAGAACCGCTTCAAGTTCCCCTGCGACGAGTTCTACGTCAAAAACCTCGACGAGATGCAGCGGGCGCTGCCGGTGGCCGAGTGGGGCGAGGAAGTGTTCGACAACACCGCCCACATTGCCGACCTGTGTGACGTTCACCTGCCGGTGGGCAAGAACCGCCAGTACCAGATGCCCGCGCTGCCGATTCCCAAAGGCCGCACGATGGCCGAGGAACTGCGCGTGCAGACCTACGCCGGGGCGGTGAAACGCTACCCGGCCCACCTGACCGAGAACCTCCTGCGCGATTACGCGGCGCAGTCGCTGGCCGAACTGGGCGCGGAGGACGCCGCCCGCGTGCTGGCCCGCGTGGACGGCTGCGATGCCGCCACCTGCGACCTGGACACCCTCTACACCCTGCTGGCCTTCCTGGGCAGCGAATGGGAAGCGCGGGGCAAGGAGGCCGGCGAGAAGTACACGCCCTACCCCGCGCTGGTCAAAATGGAAAAACGCGGTGAGGACGGCGACCTGCCCACCTACGCCGCCGAGGACTGCCGCAAGACCCGCGAGCGCACCGGCGACACCACCATCGACCTGGACGGCGAAACCGAGAAGGAAACCACCCGCAGCCACCACCGGCACGCCCTGGTGCTGCTGCGCCGCGCCGAGTACGAGCTGTCGGTCATCAACAACATGGGCTTCCCGGATTACTTCCTGATCGTGGCCGACTACATAGGCTGGGCCAAGGATCACGACATTTCCGTGGGGCCGGGGCGCGGCTCGGGCGCGGGGTCGCTGGTCGCCTATGCCATCCGCATCACCAACCTCGATCCCCTCGAATTCGAGCTGCTGTTCGAGCGCTTCCTCAACCCGGACCGCATCTCCATGCCGGACTTCGACATCGACTTCAACGATGCCCGGCGCGTGGAAGTGATCGACTACGTGAGGCAAAAGTACGGGGACGACAAGGTCGCCATGATCGCCACCTTCGGGACGATGGCGAGTAAGGCGTGCCTGAAGGACGTGGCCCGCGTGATGGGCCTGGAATACGCGAAGGTGGACAAGGTCAGCAAACTCATTCCCATCAAGTTCGGGAAAAGTTACAGCCTTGAACAGGCCCGCGACAGCGTGCCGGACATCCAGCAGTACCTGGCCGAAGATGCCGAACTATTGAAAGCCTACGAGTTCGCGCAGCAACTCGAAGGCCTGACCCGCCACGCTTCCGTCCACGCGGCGGGCGTGGTGATCGGCAAGAACCAGCTCACCGACCTGGTGCCGGTCATGCGCGACACGTCCGGCGAGGGCATCGTCTGCCAGTACGACATGAAGGCCGTGGAGGACATCGGCCTGATCAAGATGGACTTCCTGGGCCTGCGCACCCTGTCCTTCCTGGACGAGGCCAAACGCATCCTGCGGGAGTCCGGCACCGACTTCGACGAGAAGTACGGCAACTTCGACAACATCCCCTTCGACGACGCCAAGACCTACGAACTGATGAGCCGCGGCGACACCAAGGGCGTCTTCCAGCTCGAAGGTGCCGGGATTGCCGACGCCTCCCGCCGCCTGAAACCCCGCCGCCTGGCCGACATCATCGCCCTGTCCGCGCTGTACCGCCCCGGCCCGATGGAGAACATCCCCACCTACGTGCGCCGCCACCACGGCCTGGAGGAGGTGGATTACGTCCGCGACGGCTTCCCTAACAGCGCGCAGTGGCTGGAAAAAATCCTGAAGGAAACCTACGGCATCCCGGTGTATCAGGAACAGATCATGCAGATTGCCTCCGAGGTCGCCGGGTACTCGCTGGGCGGGGCCGACCTGCTGCGCCGCGCGATGGGCAAGAAAGACGCCGAGGAAATGAAACGCCAGCGCCAGCTCTTTGTCAAAGGCGCAAAAGAAAAAGGCGTTCCCGAAGATGAAGGAAACAGGCTCTTCGACTTGCTGGATGCGTTTGCGAACTACGGCTTCAACAAGTGTTTGACGGGGGACACGCTGGTTCCGGTGGCGGGCGGTGAGCTGCGCCGGATTGAAGACCTGTACCGCGACGGGGTGGGCGTGGAATTGCCGAGCGTGAACGGCTCATACCGTCTGGAACTGCGTCCCACCGGGCAGTTCTTCGACAACGGCGTGAAACCCGTGTTCATGGTAAAAACCGCGCTGGGCCGCGAATTGACCGCCACGAGCAACCACCCGCTGCTGACGCTGGACGGCTGGCGCACCGTGGCAGACCTGAGAGAAGGCGAACGGATTGCCGCGCCCGCCCGCCTGCCGGAACTGGGCACCGAGAACTGCCCGGAATATGAGGCGGGCCTGCTGGGCTGGATTCTGGCCGAGGGCAACACCTGCCACACCCACGGAGCCTACCTGTACTCGCAAAGCGCGGAACAGGTGGCGGACATGGTTGCCCTGGCGCAGCAGTTCCCGAACACCCGGCCCACCGTGAAGCTGCGGGCCGACCGTCAGAACGTGCATGACGTGTACCTGGGCAGCGGCCTGCGCGGCGGTGCAGGCGGCAAGTCCGGCGTGCGCTTGTGGCTGGAAGGGTTGGGCCTGATCGGCGTGAAAGCCACCGAGAAGGCCCTGCCCCCGGCGGTGTTCCGCCTGACCAACGCCAGCCTGGCAGTGCTTCTGGGCCGGTACTGGTCGGGCGACGGCTTCCTGTACGGGAAGGGCAACACCACACCCTACGCGGCTACCTCCTCAAAGCGCCTCGCGCATGACCTGGCGCACGTCCTGCTGCGCCTGGGCATGGTCGGCAAGGTGAGCGAGAAGCACTTCGCCTACCAGCGCGGCGACGACGTTTCAGGCCGCACCGGATACACCGTTCACCTCGTCGGGCGGCGCAGCATCGAGCAGTTCCTGAACGTGATCGCGCCGCATATCGTCGGGCGCACGGAACAACTGCGTGACCTGAAGGCCTACTACGCCAGCACGCCCACTCAGCGCGAAACAGTGGACACCCTGCCTGCCAGCATCAAAACTCGCGTTCAACAGACCAAGAACGCCAGCGGCCTGACCTGGGGTGACATCGAGGCCCGGTCGGGCGTCTGCATCAAGGAGTTCTACGGCGCGGCCAAAGTGCATAAAAAGGGCTTCCGGCGCAGCACCATCCAGAGCCTGGGCGAGTTTTTTGCAGACCCTTCTCTGCTGGAAGCTTGCTCGGACGACCTGTACTGGGACACCATCACCAGCATAGAGAGTGCCGGTGAAGCGCAAACTTACGACCTGGAAGTTCCCGGCACGCATAACTTCGTGGCGAACGACCTGATCGTGCACAACAGCCACTCGGCCGCCTACGGTGTCATCACCTACCAGACCGCCTGGCTTAAAGCAAATTACCCGGTTCAATTCATGGCCGCGCTTCTTACTGTCGAAAGGCGCGATTCCGACAAAGTGGCCGAGTACGTCAGTGACGCCCGGAAGATGGACTTGCACGTTCTCCCGCCGGACATCAACCGTTCCAGCAGCGACTTCGCGGTGGTCGGGCAGGACATCCTGTTCGGGCTGTACGCCATCAAGGGCCTGGGCGAGAACGCCGTGCTGAAGATCCTGGAGGAACGCGAGAAGGCCGGGGCGTTCAAGTCCCTGGCGGACTTCTGCTCGCGCCTGGGCAACAAGGTCTGCAACCGCAAGGCGCTGGAAAGCCTGATCAAGAGCGGCGCATTCGACCAGTTCGGCGAACGCCACCAGCTCATCCAGAGCCTGGACGACGCCCTGGAGGACGCCGCCGGGGCCGCCGACATCAACGCCAAGGCGCAGAGCGGCATGAGCATGATGTTCGGCATGGACGAAGTGAAGAAGGAACGCCCCCTGCGCACCGGCATTCCCGCCTACAGCGACCTGGAACGCCTGAAGATCGAAAAGGACGCCCTGGGCCTCTACATCTCCGGTCACCCGCTGGAACAGCACGAGGGCCTGCGCGAGGCCGCCAGTTGCCGCATCAGCGACCTGGACACCTGGTTCACCGCGCAGAACGCCGCGCCCGGCAAACGCCTGAAAGCCGTCCTGGCCGGCATGATCGAGGGCGTCGTCAAGAAACCCACCAAGAGCGGCGGCATGATGGCAAGGTTCATCCTCGCCGACGAGAGCGGCCAGACCGAACTGGTCGCCTTCTCCCGCGCCTACGACCGCATTCAGGAGAAACTGGTCAACGACACGCCCGCCCTGGTGATCGTGGAACTGGAAAGCGAGGACGGCGGCCTGCGGGCCATCGCCGAGGAAGTCGTCAGCATCGAGCAACTGGGCGAGGTGCCCAAGGTCATGTACGTCACCATCGACCTGGAAACCGCCAGCCCCGACAGCATCGGCGAATTCCAGAGCGTACTGGACGAACACGCCGGAAGCATGCCCACCTACCTGAGACTGGAAACGCCCGAGCAATTCGTGATCTACCAGCTCGACCACGCCATGGGCAGCCAGCAGGCCATTAAAGTCCTGAACGAAACCTTCCCCTGGGCCAACGCCCACCTGGCGTATGACCAGCAAACCATCCTGGGAAGATTCGCGCCCAAGCCCCCCGCATGGATGAACAAGCAAGGGAACGGTGGGGGAATGCGGGCGTGA
- a CDS encoding DUF72 domain-containing protein, with the protein MTRQVFIGCVGWSVASGRPEFGEGNSVLERYATRLTAVEINSSFYRPHRPATYAKWAASVPDGFRFSVKVPKAITHTAKLRDVHTPLAEFIEQVSHLGGKLGPLLVQLPPSLKYDPDLATDFFHTLRDLTPAPVACESRHATWFSPDVDEVLKTYRVSQVAADPAVVPEAARPGGWEGLSYYRWHGSPRRYYSAYTEEALQGLAEEIQALEGEVWVIFDNTAAGGAVGNGFELKHARIERSPAGHTFPN; encoded by the coding sequence ATGACCCGCCAAGTTTTCATCGGTTGCGTGGGCTGGAGTGTGGCCAGTGGACGCCCCGAGTTCGGGGAGGGCAACAGCGTGCTGGAACGCTACGCCACGCGCCTTACCGCCGTGGAGATCAACAGTTCCTTCTACCGCCCGCACCGTCCCGCCACCTACGCGAAGTGGGCCGCGAGCGTGCCGGACGGCTTCCGCTTCAGCGTGAAAGTCCCGAAAGCCATCACGCACACCGCGAAACTGCGCGACGTGCACACGCCGCTTGCCGAGTTTATTGAACAGGTCAGCCACCTGGGCGGCAAGCTGGGGCCGCTGCTGGTGCAACTCCCACCCAGCCTGAAGTACGACCCCGACCTCGCCACGGACTTCTTCCACACCCTGCGCGACCTCACGCCCGCCCCCGTCGCCTGCGAATCCCGGCACGCCACCTGGTTCAGCCCCGACGTGGACGAGGTACTTAAGACCTACCGCGTTTCCCAAGTTGCCGCCGACCCCGCAGTAGTGCCAGAAGCCGCGCGTCCTGGCGGGTGGGAAGGGCTGAGTTACTACCGCTGGCACGGCTCACCCAGACGGTATTACTCGGCCTACACAGAAGAGGCGTTGCAAGGGCTGGCAGAGGAAATCCAGGCGCTTGAAGGTGAGGTGTGGGTGATCTTCGATAACACGGCAGCAGGGGGAGCGGTGGGGAATGGGTTTGAGTTGAAGCACGCACGGATCGAACGGTCCCCCGCAGGCCACACCTTCCCCAACTGA
- a CDS encoding DUF488 family protein — MTLPTPTQPTIYTIGYEDAHLHEFLHTLTQAGVKLVVDTRERAQSRRQGYSKTALTEALKEQGIGYKHLHSLGTPPAIRKAYKLDHDFQALKAGYTLHLATQGDALHELADLAAQYPTALLCYEHEPGECHRSLITGRLGEMGLIGDVVNLKPPRRSKT, encoded by the coding sequence ATGACCCTGCCCACCCCCACCCAGCCGACCATCTACACCATCGGGTACGAGGACGCGCACCTGCACGAGTTCCTGCATACCCTGACGCAGGCTGGCGTGAAGCTGGTGGTGGACACCCGCGAACGCGCCCAGAGCCGTCGCCAGGGCTACAGCAAAACCGCCCTGACCGAAGCCCTGAAAGAACAGGGCATTGGTTACAAGCACCTGCACTCCCTCGGCACGCCGCCCGCCATCCGCAAGGCGTACAAGCTGGATCACGACTTCCAGGCCCTGAAAGCCGGGTACACCCTGCACCTCGCCACGCAAGGGGACGCGCTGCACGAACTGGCCGACCTCGCCGCGCAGTACCCCACCGCCCTGCTGTGCTACGAACACGAACCCGGCGAATGCCACCGCTCACTGATTACGGGAAGGCTGGGCGAGATGGGGCTGATAGGCGACGTGGTGAACCTGAAACCGCCCAGGCGCAGCAAAACATGA